In Crinalium epipsammum PCC 9333, the following are encoded in one genomic region:
- a CDS encoding CU044_2847 family protein, whose amino-acid sequence MGQLTPIELEDGTVIYIEAAEKTPPGLTNPQRGLFPDDPQKQITQSFHAIEGTIRAYTTHTLNAFRNLAIAEVSEVNLKFGVNINATSGVPYIAAGSAGCNVEISVKCVFPQKSEE is encoded by the coding sequence ATGGGACAATTAACACCAATCGAACTTGAAGACGGCACAGTTATTTATATCGAAGCTGCTGAAAAAACTCCCCCAGGATTAACTAATCCCCAAAGAGGATTATTCCCAGACGACCCACAAAAGCAAATTACACAAAGTTTCCATGCCATTGAAGGCACAATTCGCGCTTATACTACTCATACTTTGAATGCGTTTAGAAATTTAGCCATTGCAGAAGTTAGTGAAGTTAACCTCAAGTTTGGCGTAAATATCAATGCTACAAGTGGAGTTCCTTATATTGCTGCTGGTTCTGCTGGCTGTAATGTAGAAATTAGCGTGAAGTGCGTATTTCCGCAAAAATCTGAAGAATGA
- a CDS encoding type II toxin-antitoxin system HicB family antitoxin encodes MTQRFTAIVYWEDDVYVAQCPEMGTASQGDTVEEAIANLKEATELYLEEFPLPKTSPRLLTTFQ; translated from the coding sequence ATGACTCAACGTTTCACTGCCATTGTGTATTGGGAAGATGATGTTTATGTTGCACAATGTCCTGAAATGGGAACCGCCAGTCAGGGTGATACGGTTGAAGAAGCAATAGCTAATCTCAAAGAAGCAACAGAACTTTATTTAGAAGAATTTCCCTTACCTAAAACTTCCCCTCGTCTGTTAACTACGTTCCAATAA
- the mazE gene encoding type II toxin-antitoxin system MazE family antitoxin, whose amino-acid sequence MFKVTVTIDNDILRFIDEQAQGNRSGYINAVLTEHRRCVLEAEMIAALKQDIEDTEYQAEIAAWDRVVGDGIHAEG is encoded by the coding sequence ATGTTTAAAGTCACTGTAACCATAGACAATGACATTCTGCGGTTCATAGATGAGCAAGCCCAAGGAAATCGCAGTGGTTACATTAATGCCGTATTAACTGAACACCGTCGCTGTGTTTTGGAAGCAGAGATGATTGCAGCCCTTAAGCAGGATATAGAAGATACTGAATATCAAGCAGAAATCGCCGCTTGGGATAGGGTGGTTGGGGATGGAATTCATGCCGAGGGGTGA
- a CDS encoding type II toxin-antitoxin system PemK/MazF family toxin, producing MPRGDLTYKRGDIRWVNLEPTIGAETRKIRPCLIVQNDVINQYGLLTIVMPFRPGNKKAPYVVNVKATIVNGLDRDRFIDVGQIRAVDHSRILEMVGVLEEEYYLEIQTAVNVVLGFAT from the coding sequence ATGCCGAGGGGTGATTTAACTTATAAACGAGGAGATATTCGTTGGGTAAATCTTGAGCCAACCATTGGGGCTGAAACTCGTAAGATTCGTCCGTGCTTAATTGTGCAAAATGACGTTATAAATCAATATGGCTTATTGACTATCGTTATGCCGTTTAGACCTGGAAATAAGAAAGCACCCTATGTTGTAAATGTAAAAGCAACAATCGTTAATGGCTTAGATCGAGATAGATTTATTGATGTGGGTCAAATTCGTGCTGTCGATCATAGCCGGATATTGGAAATGGTAGGTGTATTAGAAGAGGAATATTATTTAGAAATTCAAACAGCAGTTAATGTTGTTTTGGGATTCGCGACTTAA